The following proteins come from a genomic window of Henningerozyma blattae CBS 6284 chromosome 4, complete genome:
- the PAM16 gene encoding import motor complex subunit PAM16 (similar to Saccharomyces cerevisiae PAM16 (YJL104W); ancestral locus Anc_1.257), whose protein sequence is MAHRAFVQIVITGARVFGKAFGQAYRQAAAQSAKKSASNITKNGKKLSEYGGITLDESCKILNIENNMKNLTIDKINQRFDYLFNINDKAKGGSFYLQSKIYRAAERMKWELAELEKQNREQNKKENGNKETSSENKPKEDKEP, encoded by the coding sequence ATGGCTCATAGGGCATTTGTTCAAATAGTTATTACAGGTGCAAGAGTATTTGGTAAAGCTTTTGGCCAGGCTTATAGACAAGCTGCTGCTCAATCAGCTAAAAAGTCAGCttcaaatataacaaaGAATGGTAAAAAACTATCAGAATACGGTGGTATTACTTTAGATGAAAGTTGcaagattttaaatattgaaaataatatgaaaaatttgacCATCGATAAAATTAATCAGAgatttgattatttatttaatatcaatgaTAAGGCAAAAGGTGGTAGTTTCTATTTACAAAGTAAGATTTATAGAGCTGCAGAAAGGATGAAATGGGAACTGGCAGAACTTGAGAAGCAGAATCGCGAACAGAATAAGAAAGAGAATGGAAACAAAGAAACAAGTTCAGAAAATAAACCTaaagaagataaagaaCCGTGA
- the TBLA0D05520 gene encoding uncharacterized protein (similar to Saccharomyces cerevisiae SET4 (YJL105W) and SET3 (YKR029C); ancestral locus Anc_1.256) has product MSGIDNGTIQQLDDNNNDSITKKSLLQDASTLLLFSKGDTSSAGSNTATANTSSQNVLSPGPAALTLLNNDVANNNKSRMSQTSPSTADANQKGLLAAAALAEAATNPLPPKKNNHSASSTDSTSKIYKEETQRNISQGTIKETPKEEAKIMETTAVAIPDDYIVDIDSGIITCICGFEDDDGFTIQCDHCHRWQHGICFGIDLNFVPEDFLCNVCQPRKDINIKFIKELQKKRLKENNKNKNLTIVTDPKAIVYSDSNSNTSLTNINSTTNITGTTGVTDSPQSSKKRKRNPSSSGNNNRRNNDSRDSSNEKDSNNHSSNSKKRKSNASTLDPNYGNKDGNIDSDFLISAEKAYDTLYTHLIENEYKDKYIKLFLDNHKDDDCVVDLINSAQSFEPIPINIKSYTIDVENNKGNETNNDTEEDSTQFKGFTQLGVFISKDCSRSDLIHEYLGIIDFNKNYLLDSKNQYRIWGTTKPKVFFHSTWPIFIDSRLSGNLARYLRRSCNPNVELVTIKTKEKASDSKIKFVLRATRDIKHDEELTLPWNWDLNHPIRQLIPHNNDNNDIRSSFQSNIDSMDEKNKFSLIYSINTILKSCDCACLTNNNTDNCLLLKIKKYSLDQLNSINMNTKHKKYNNIYKMNEYLNNLQKRFLPKIRPAPILENLVLQTEKYNTDLQIYKKIQEMNQAKESKNVKKIYSNVNIFTNTKDLTSTLTNTLEESQESILNKRKFPQRFDLLRKKFRSNNILSKHRKNNDSLPSLTSSNDQIIHITKLLEFDESKVTDINLLPTPIELATSIPSLYNKQMNLDNNNIQDTSNRESSSSVDPLQTHSYINDSNTPISANSLPSTSDTTTENPINKGNIPANDNLSNSNVQNNCSQQLKPMRKKLSFADYRKKLNK; this is encoded by the coding sequence ATGAGTGGCATTGATAATGGTACGATACAACaattagatgataataataatgatagcataacaaaaaaatcaCTCCTGCAGGATGCTTCGACATTACTGTTGTTTTCTAAAGGTGATACTTCATCAGCTGGAAGCAATACTGCTACTGCAAATACATCTTCTCAAAATGTTTTATCTCCTGGCCCTGCTGCCTTGACTCTTCTAAATAACGACGTTgcaaataacaataaaagTAGAATGAGCCAAACAAGCCCGTCCACCGCCGATGCGAATCAGAAAGGTTTGTTGGCCGCAGCAGCTTTGGCAGAAGCTGCAACGAATCCATTACCTCCAAAAAAGAACAACCATTCAGCTTCATCTACAGATTCTActtctaaaatatataaggAAGAGACTCAAAGAAATATATCACAGGGCACAATAAAGGAAACACCAAAAGAAGAGGCAAAAATAATGGAAACAACTGCCGTTGCTATACCTGATGATTATATAGTTGATATTGATTCAGGTATAATTACTTGTATATGTGGttttgaagatgatgatgggTTCACAATTCAATGTGATCATTGTCATAGATGGCAGCATGGGATATGTTTTGgcattgatttaaattttgtacCAGAGGATTTTCTTTGTAATGTTTGTCAACCAAgaaaagatattaatattaaatttattaaagagctacaaaagaaaagattaaaagaaaataataagaataagaACTTGACAATTGTCACGGATCCAAAGGCGATTGTCTATTCTGATTCAAACTCCAACACAAgtttaacaaatattaattcaacAACAAATATAACAGGAACTACTGGAGTGACTGATTCTCCACAATCATCTAAAAAGAGGAAAAGAAATCCCAGCAGTAGcggtaataataatagaagaaataatgattcaaGAGATAGTAgtaatgaaaaagatagtaataatcattcatcaaattcaaaaaagagaaaatcaAATGCAAGTACATTAGATCCAAATTATGGTAATAAAGACGGGAATATTGATTcagattttttaatctcAGCTGAGAAAGCTTATGACACTTTATACACTCATttgattgaaaatgaatacAAGGATAAATACATTAAACTGTTTTTAGATAACCataaagatgatgattgTGTTGTTGATTTGATTAACTCTGCTCAATCATTTGAACCAATtccaataaatattaaatcttATACAATTGACGtcgaaaataataaaggtAATGAGACTAATAATGATACCGAAGAGGATTCTACTCAATTTAAAGGTTTCACTCAATTAGGCGTctttatttcaaaagattgCAGTCGCAGTGATTTAATTCATGAATATTTAGGAATAATAGACTtcaacaaaaattatttactgGATTCTAAAAATCAATATAGAATATGGGGGACAACTAAACCAAAAGTATTTTTCCACTCAACTTGGccaatttttattgattcAAGGTTATCTGGGAATTTGGCGAGGTATTTGAGAAGATCATGCAATCCAAATGTAGAATTAGTTACTATAAAAACTAAAGAAAAGGCATCGGatagtaaaataaaatttgtatTGAGAGCTACAAGGGATATTAAACATGATGAAGAACTAACTTTACCTTGGAATTGGGATTTAAACCATCCTATTAGACAACTAATTCCtcataataatgataataatgacatTAGATCATCTTTTCAAAGTAATATAGATTCTAtggatgaaaaaaataaattctcATTAATTTATTCCATAAATACAATATTGAAAAGTTGTGATTGTGCTTgtttaacaaataataacacaGACAATTGTCTGTTGttaaagattaaaaaatactCACTAGACCAgttaaattcaattaatatgAATACTAAAcataagaaatataataatatttataaaatgaacgagtatttgaataatttacaGAAAAGATTTTTGCCTAAAATAAGACCAGCTCCAATACTAGAGAATTTAGTTCTCCAaactgaaaaatataatacagATCTTCagatttataaaaaaattcaagaaatgAATCAGGCTAAAGAGTCAAAAAATGtgaaaaagatatattctaatgttaatatttttacaaatacaaaGGATCTTACATCTACCTTGACTAATACTCTAGAAGAATCACAAGAAAGCAttctaaataaaagaaaatttccACAGAGATTTGATTTACTACGTAAAAAGTTTCGTTCCAATAATATTCTATCCAAGcatagaaaaaataatgattcttTACCATCATTAACATCATCCAATGACCAAATAATAcatattacaaaattattagaattcgATGAATCCAAAGTTAcagatattaatttattaccGACTCCAATAGAATTAGCTACAAGCATACCTAGCCTTTATAATAAACAAATGAATCTtgacaataataacattcaAGACACTAGTAACCGTGAGTCTTCCTCATCTGTAGACCCCTTACAAACACATTcatatattaatgattcaaatactCCCATTTCAGCTAACAGTTTACCCTCAACTTCAGATACAACTACTGAGAATCCTATTAATAAAGGAAATATTCCAGCTAATGACAATCTTTCTAATAGTAatgttcaaaataattgCTCTCAACAATTAAAGCCaatgagaaaaaaattaagctTCGCAGATTATaggaaaaaattgaataaatga
- the CCT7 gene encoding chaperonin-containing T-complex subunit CCT7 (similar to Saccharomyces cerevisiae CCT7 (YJL111W); ancestral locus Anc_1.248) translates to MNFGNQTPTIVVLKEGTDASQGRGQIISNINACMAVQETLKPTLGPLGSDILIVSSNQKTTISNDGATILKLLDVVHPAAKTLVDISRAQDAEVGDGTTSVTILAGEFMKEAKPFLEEGISPHIIIKGYRKAVQLAVSKIKELAVDITNNKEQNNRQLLERCAKTAMSSKLIHNNSDFFVKMVVDSVLSLDQDELDEKLIGIKKIPGGAMEESMFIDGVAFEKTFSYAGFEQQPKNFKNPKIVSLNIELELKAEKDNAEVRVEHVEDYQAIVDAEWQIILTKLEEIEKTGANIVLSKLPIGDLATQYFADRNIFCAGRVSSDDMNRVIQAVGGSVQSTTSDIQPEHLGTCETFEEIQIGSHRYNLFKGCPEAKTCTLLLRGGAEQVIAEVERSLHDAIMIVKRALQNKIVVAGGGAIEMEISKYLRDYSKTIAGKQQLIINAFAKALEIIPRQLCENAGFDGVELLNRLRMAHFQGEKWYGIDFETESIGDNYNKFVWEPALVKINALSSATEATNLILSIDETIKNKEGESPNAGMAPPPGRGRGLPM, encoded by the coding sequence ATGAATTTTGGTAATCAGACTCCAACAATTGTTGTTCTAAAAGAAGGTACTGATGCCTCTCAAGGCAGAGGTCAAATTATCTCTAATATCAATGCTTGTATGGCTGTTCAAGAAACTTTAAAGCCAACATTGGGTCCATTAGGTTCTGATATTTTGATTGTTTCTTCTAATCAAAAAACTACCATATCTAACGATGGTGCTACTATTTTGAAACTATTAGATGTTGTTCACCCAGCTGCTAAAACTTTGGTTGATATTTCTAGAGCTCAAGACGCTGAAGTTGGTGATGGGACTACTAGTGTTACTATCTTAGCTGGTGAATTTATGAAGGAAGCTAAGCCTTTCTTAGAAGAAGGTATTTCACcacatattattattaaaggcTATAGAAAGGCTGTTCAATTAGCTGTTTCCAAGATTAAGGAATTAGCTGTTGAtattaccaataataaagaacAGAATAACAGACAGTTATTAGAACGTTGTGCTAAGACTGCTATGTCTTCTAAATTGATTCACAACAACTCcgatttttttgttaaaatgGTTGTTGATTCTGTTTTATCTTTAGATCaagatgaattagatgaaaaattaattggtattaaaaaaattccagGTGGTGCTATGGAAGAATCCATGTTTATTGATGGTGTTGCTTTCGAAAAAACATTTTCATATGCTGGGTTTGAACAACAACCAAAAAACTTTAAGAATCCAAAGATTGTGagtttaaatattgaattagaattaaaagcTGAAAAAGATAATGCTGAAGTTAGAGTTGAACATGTCGAAGACTACCAAGCTATTGTTGATGCTGAATGgcaaattattttgactaaattggaagaaattgaaaagacAGGTGCTAATATTGTCTTATCTAAATTACCAATTGGTGACTTAGCTACGCAATATTTTGCTgatagaaatatattttgtgCCGGTAGGGTAAGTTCAGATGATATGAACCGTGTAATTCAAGCTGTTGGTGGTTCAGTCCAATCAACTACAAGTGACATACAACCAGAACATTTAGGTACTTGTGAAacttttgaagaaattcaaattggTTCTCATCGTTATAATCTATTCAAGGGTTGCCCAGAAGCTAAGACATGTACACTATTATTAAGAGGTGGTGCTGAACAAGTTATTGCAGAAGTTGAAAGATCTTTACATGATGCTATTATGATTGTTAAGAGAgctttacaaaataaaattgttgtGGCAGGTGGTGGTGCTATTGAAAtggaaatttcaaaataccTAAGAGATTATTCAAAGACCATTGCTGGTAAACAACAATTAATCATAAATGCATTTGCTAAAGCCTTGGAGATTATCCCAAGACAGTTATGTGAAAATGCTGGTTTTGATGGTGTTGAACTTCTAAATAGATTAAGAATGGCTCATTTCCAAGGTGAAAAGTGGTATGGTATAGATTTCGAAACTGAAAGTATTGGTGATAactataataaatttgtatGGGAACCAGCACTTGTTAAGATTAATGCATTGAGTAGTGCCACTGAAGCTACAAACTTGATTTTGTCAATTGATGAaactataaaaaataaggaAGGTGAATCTCCTAACGCTGGTATGGCTCCACCACCAGGTAGAGGTAGAGGTTTGCCAATGTAA
- the DBP7 gene encoding putative ATP-dependent RNA helicase (similar to Saccharomyces cerevisiae DBP7 (YKR024C); ancestral locus Anc_1.261) has product MSDDEGMLLNFTTDEVDNIPSNKPTPKIVGGSWRERRTLKMQLGGTRNAKKEGDDVIAQNTGKTFEEIQESMFSKDNSSSLKKSQKKSEKLSEKTLQENTSNKTSSGKHIQVNSQIVSSLFTSNRDIVTSTNDNARNESEPIQPTNAPMLKESFEWFNIPEFVTSHLTEKLRIQKPTSIQSLAIPALLNKKDNDLFIHAQTGSGKTLAYLLPILSKILNMKARIDRKSGAFAVIIAPTRELAQQIYQVSISLMGCCHYLVPCLLIGGESKKSEKARLRKGCNFIIGTPGRILDHLQNTKVIREQFSQSLRYIILDEGDKLMELGFEETISQILQIIHGVTIDTRKFPALPSRIVHILCSATRQGKIKDLGNIALKDYQLISSGKHKNKGASEEKISVPDQLVQYISVVPPKLRLVTLAGVLNNITRKNQVLGDARKTTRTIIFFSCADSVDFHYSTFSSSDGHSRNLLGESVRILSTGNTIFPCLNPEEDPNIICYKLHGSLSQQMRTSTLKHFSQDNDSTNGKHLILFCTDVASRGLDLPNIGTVIEFDPPFSVEDHLHRIGRTARAGQKGESVLFLLPGEEEGYMDYIKPYHPKGWKLLNFSQNILQPAFQDATVNRNDRAKKKPSNINEWDTNATTWHLNIERRAIEDPAFKGLAVQGYTSHVRAYATHISKEKQFFNIKFLHLGHLAKSFALRERPKSMAIQRENEKKRKAKIEEDEEDYKKPLADDKINKNKMWKMARMAVREAASEFNY; this is encoded by the coding sequence TTCGAAGGacaattcatcatctttaaaaaaatctcaAAAGAAGTCTGAAAAACTATCTGAAAAAACATTACAAGAAAATACTTCAAACAAAACTTCAAGTGGTAAACATATCCAGGTAAACTCACAAATAgtttcatctttatttacATCTAATAGAGATATCGTTACATCTACAAATGATAATGCTCGTAATGAAAGCGAACCTATCCAACCAACTAATGCCCCCATGCTAAAAGAATCCTTTGAATGGTTTAATATCCCAGAATTCGTTACTTCTCATCTAACTGAAAAGTTAAGGATTCAGAAACCTACAAGTATTCAATCTTTAGCTATTCCTGctctattaaataaaaaggaCAACGATTTATTTATCCATGCTCAGACAGGTTCAGGTAAAACTTTGGCATATCTATTACCTATCTTgtctaaaattttaaatatgaaGGCAAGAATCGATCGTAAATCAGGAGCATTCGCTGTGATAATTGCTCCAACGAGAGAATTGGCTCaacaaatttatcaagTATCCATTTCTTTGATGGGCTGCTGCCATTACTTAGTTCCATGCTTATTAATCGGTGGTGAAAGTAAAAAATCTGAAAAAGCTAGATTACGTAAAGGTTGCAACTTCATTATAGGTACACCAGGGCGTATCTTAGATCATTTACAAAATACCAAGGTGATTAGAGAACAATTTAGCCAATCATTAAGATATATTATTCTCGACGAAGGTGATAAATTAATGGAGTTGGGTTTTGAAGAAACAATTTctcaaattcttcaaattattCATGGCGTTACTATAGATACAAGAAAGTTTCCAGCTCTGCCTTCTAGAATTGTTCATATTTTATGCAGTGCTACTAGACAAggtaaaattaaagatttggGCAATATTGCCTTAAAagattatcaattaattagTAGCGGGAaacataaaaataaaggtGCTAGTGAAGAGAAAATATCTGTCCCAGACCAGTTGGTACAGTATATCTCAGTTGTTCCACCTAAATTGAGACTTGTTACGCTTGCAGGTGTGCTAAATAATATCACACGTAAAAACCAAGTTTTAGGTGATGCTAGAAAAACAACTAGaacaattattttcttttcgtGTGCTGATAGTGTTGATTTTCACTATTCTACATTTTCATCTAGTGATGGTCATTCACGCAATTTACTCGGCGAGTCTGTAAGAATTTTATCAACAGGCAACACTATCTTTCCATGCTTGAATCCTGAGGAAGATCCAAACATTATTTGCTATAAATTACATGGTTCTTTATCACAACAAATGAGAACATCTACATTAAAGCATTTCTCACAAGATAATGATAGTACAAATGGTAAACATTTAATACTTTTCTGTACGGATGTTGCAAGTAGAGGTTTAGATTTGCCAAATATTGGTACtgttattgaatttgatcCACCTTTTTCTGTGGAAGATCATTTGCATCGTATTGGTCGTACAGCTCGTGCTGGCCAAAAGGGTGAATCtgttttattcttattacCAGGGGAAGAAGAAGGTTATATGGATTATATCAAACCATATCATCCAAAAGGTTGGAAATTATTGAACTTTTCCCAGAATATTTTACAACCTGCTTTTCAAGATGCCACAGTAAACAGAAACGATAGAGCTAAGAAAAAGCCAAGTAATATCAATGAATGGGATACAAATGCTACAACTTGGCATCTAAACATTGAAAGAAGAGCCATAGAAGATCCTGCATTCAAAGGTTTAGCTGTTCAAGGTTATACAAGCCACGTTCGTGCATATGCTACCCATATTtccaaagaaaaacaatttttcaatattaaattcttaCATTTAGGTCATTTGGCCAAGAGTTTTGCATTAAGGGAAAGACCAAAAAGTATGGCAATTCAAagagaaaatgaaaaaaagagaaaggCTAagattgaagaagatgaagaagattatAAGAAACCACTTGCCgatgataaaataaataagaataaaatgtGGAAAATGGCTCGTATGGCCGTTAGAGAAGCAGCTAGTGAATTTAACTATTAA
- the TBLA0D05550 gene encoding zinc-binding alcohol dehydrogenase family protein gives MVSIPTAMKAIRVRGSKAVLESNVPLPEIEDGYFLIKVIAVAANPTDWKHVTYKIAPQGAISGCDCVGEIVKFGQNVDTTKFSIGDKVYGFIHGGSVRMPTNGAFAEYASMDSQVAYRAPKDLKISGKLSIPEGPCNTLESLATLPVSLGTAGLVLTDSFKIKMEWEPAKVQKDEPVLIWGGATAVGEMIIQLSKKMNAFSTVIVVASKKHEKKLKEYGADVLFDYHDSDVINQITKKYPNIRYLIDCVSNRSTIQQVYSCASLTEPATVLNLVGLTDKDIDEKIRRIDVKMITTLMYCVLGHPVPFLSFTLPADPAYREAGIKFYHWIEPKVSSGEIRHIPVKIYPNGLESIPEMLNDLETGKVSGEKLVTVL, from the coding sequence ATGGTTTCTATTCCAACTGCTATGAAAGCAATTAGAGTAAGAGGTTCTAAAGCAGTATTAGAATCCAACGTCCCATTACCAGAAATCGAAGATggttattttttaatcaaaGTTATTGCGGTTGCAGCAAATCCTACTGATTGGAAGCATGTCACATATAAGATTGCTCCACAAGGTGCTATTTCAGGTTGTGATTGTGTTGGTgaaattgttaaatttGGCCAAAATGTTGATACAACTAAATTTTCCATTGGTGATAAAGTATATGGTTTCATTCATGGTGGGTCTGTTAGAATGCCAACCAATGGTGCATTTGCTGAATATGCTTCTATGGACTCACAAGTTGCTTATAGAGCTccaaaagatttaaaaatcaGTGGGAAATTATCTATTCCTGAAGGCCCATGTAATACTTTAGAAAGTTTAGCTACTTTACCAGTTTCATTAGGTACTGCTGGTTTGGTCTTGACTGATAGTTTTAAGATCAAGATGGAATGGGAACCTGCTAAAGTTCAAAAAGATGAACCTGTTTTAATCTGGGGTGGTGCTACTGCTGTTGGTGAAATGATTATCCAGTTatctaaaaaaatgaacGCATTTTCTACAGTTATTGTAGTTGCTTCTAAAAAgcatgaaaaaaaattaaaagaatatggTGCTGatgttttatttgattaCCATGATTCTGATGttattaatcaaattaCTAAAAAGTATCCAAATATCagatatttaattgattgtGTTTCTAATAGAAGCACTATTCAACAAGTATATAGCTGTGCTAGCTTAACTGAACCTGCCactgttttaaatttggttGGTTTAACAGACaaagatattgatgaaaaaattagaaggATTGATGTTAAAATGATCACTACTTTGATGTATTGTGTCTTGGGTCATCCAGTtccatttttatcttttactTTACCAGCTGATCCTGCCTATAGAGAAGCTGGCATTAAGTTTTACCATTGGATTGAACCAAAAGTGTCAAGCGGTGAAATCCGTCATATTCCAGTTAAAATTTATCCAAATGGATTAGAATCTATTCCAGAAATGTTAAATGATTTAGAGACTGGTAAAGTATCTggtgaaaaattagttactgttctttaa
- the TBLA0D05530 gene encoding GATA-type transcription factor (similar to Saccharomyces cerevisiae GZF3 (YJL110C) and DAL80 (YKR034W); ancestral locus Anc_1.250) yields MPPISSSRSIHSIIDKKTQHKMNTITIVSSNTTSAEHTQANGTSNASLPNSQTASQSPICKNCFTTNTPLWRRDENGSILCNACGLFLKLHGKPRPISLKTDVIKSRNRKNISSSATNTATNVPTTTTVTPSTTTTTTSNSTSPSPSNGLTAIDLFPSVKKRKLSISKTISKSNNPNTAVVPNASTANSTVIVTSNTTSNTTIIDNSESSIISTPPPSHPPSTSINNTSTATNNKISVVIAPKPNLHLSNSLISNSDDRRRTFLPRLSSLLDNVTSTPTDHKPILSSINNTLHNTLSNSSLSSTQNTNPIIRRKSSDALRQPRQTRNNNTNSSTTSTATTNNNSAISINRTNSNSNIHSNNQINKNNQPTSSPSSASPITTGTNTSINGSIIPPNILNSLLNSNTTAITNSQTNLINLPFQENLPLSINIQYQENLIKLNSRINELEIMNDLYRKYIFNLDEKCKDLEKKLQEKE; encoded by the coding sequence ATGCCTCCTATATCTTCATCCAGATCAATACATAGCATCATTGATAAAAAGACACAGCATAAGATGAATACAATAACAATTGTAAGTTCAAATACTACCTCTGCAGAACATACTCAAGCTAATGGCACAAGTAATGCATCACTTCCAAATTCACAGACTGCTTCTCAATCACCGATATGCAAGAATTGTTTTACGACTAACACACCACTTTGGAGAAGGGATGAGAATGGGTCAATACTTTGTAATGCATGTGGtctatttctaaaattgcACGGTAAGCCAAGGCCAATTAGTTTAAAGACTGATGTCATTAAATcaagaaatagaaaaaatatctcaTCATCTGCTACTAACACTGCAACTAATGTACCAACAACCACTACTGTTACACCTTCTACAACCACAACGACTACATCAAACTCAACCTCGCCCTCTCCTTCTAATGGTTTAACTGctattgatttatttccGAGTGTAAAGAAGAGAAAACTATCCATTTCAAAGACtatttctaaatcaaataatccaaatacTGCTGTTGTTCCTAATGCTAGCACAGCAAATTCGACCGTAATTGTCACTTCAAATACAACTTCAAACACCACTATTATAGATAATTCTGAAAGCTCAATTATATCGACACCACCCCCATCACATCCGCCATCAACAagcattaataatacttcaactgctaccaataataaaatttcagtTGTAATTGCACCTAAACCAAATCTACATTTATCCAATTCCTTAATTTCCAACTCCGATGATAGAAGAAGAACATTTCTGCCAAGATTATCGTCTTTATTAGACAATGTAACTTCAACTCCAACAGATCATAAACCTATTTTATCTTCGATTAACAATACTTTACATAATActttatcaaattcaagTTTATCTTCCACACAAAACACGAACCCTAtaataagaagaaaatcTTCTGATGCATTAAGACAACCTAGACAGACACGTAACAATAACACTAATAGTAGTACTACCAGTACTGctactactaataataatagtgcTATATCCATAAATAGAACTAATTCAAACTCTAATATACATTctaataatcaaataaataaaaataatcaacCTACATCATCGCCATCATCGGCATCTCCCATAACAACAGGCACAAACACAAGCATTAACGGAAGTATAATTCCACCCAATATTCTAAATAGTCtattaaattctaatacCACAGCTATAACAAATTCACAAACAAATCTGATTAATTTACCTTTCCAAGAAAATTTACCTCTGTCaattaatattcaatatcaagaaaatttaataaaattaaattcaagaattaatgaattagagATTATGAATGATTTATATAGaaagtatatttttaaccTAGATGAGAAATGCAAAGACttagaaaagaaattgcaagaaaaagaataa